A section of the Oryza sativa Japonica Group chromosome 1, ASM3414082v1 genome encodes:
- the LOC4324066 gene encoding pyruvate decarboxylase 2, translating into MDTTIGSVPTASDAAAPAPAANSAPREATLGRHLARRLAEVGARDVFTVPGDFNLTLLDELEAEAGAGHGGVRLVGCCNELNAAYAADGYARARGGGVGACAVTFTVGGLSAINAVAGAFSENLPVVCIVGGPNSNDYGSNRILHHTIGLPDFTQELRCFQTVTCYQAVVNNLEDAHEQIDAAISTAIKESKPVYISISCNLPSIPHPTFSRHPVPFFLSPRLSNQMNLEAAVETAAAFLNKAVKPVLVGGPKMRVAKACKSFVELADACGYPVAVMPSAKGLVPEHHPRFIGTYWGAVSTPFCAEIVESADAYLFAGPIFNDYSSVGYSLLLKKEKAIIVQPDRVVIGHGPAFGCVLMKDFLHALSARLKKNTAAYENYRRIYVPPGEPPLSEPGEPLRVNVLFQHIQKMLSANSAVIAETGDSWFNCQKLKLPEGCGYEFQMQYGSIGWSVGATLGYAKAAKDKRVIACIGDGSFQVTAQEVSTMLRWGQKSIIFLINNGGYTIEVEIHDGPYNVIKNWNYTGVVEAFHNGEGKCYTAKVRTEEELKEAIEEAQGPKKDCLCFIEVIVHKDDTSKELLEWGSRVSAANSRPPNPQ; encoded by the exons atggACACCACGATCGGCTCGGTGCCGACGGCCTCCGATGCGGCGGCGCCTGCCCCCGCGGCGAACTCCGCGCCGAGGGAGGCCACGCTGGGGCGGCACCtcgcgcggcggctggcggaggTCGGGGCGCGCGACGTGTTCACGGTGCCGGGGGACTTCAACCTCACGCTGCTCGACGAgctcgaggcggaggcgggggcggggcACGGCGGGGTGCGGCTCGTCGGGTGCTGCAACGAGCTCAACGCGGCGTACGCCGCCGACGGGTacgcccgcgcgcgcggcggcggggtcggggCGTGCGCCGTCACGTTCACCGTCGGTGGCCTCAGCGCCATcaacgccgtcgccggcgcgttCAGCGAGAACCTCCCCGTGGTGTGCATCGTTGGGGGCCCCAACAGCAACGACTACGGGAGCAACCGCATCCTGCATCACACCATCGGGCTGCCTGATTTCACGCAGGAGCTCAGGTGCTTCCAGACTGTCACTTGCTATCAG GCGGTGGTGAACAACTTGGAGGATGCACATGAGCAGATTGATGCTGCCATCTCCACTGCAATAAAGGAGAGCAAGCCTGTTTACATAAGCATCAGCTGCAACCTCCCCTCTATCCCACATCCCACCTTTAGCCGCCACCCTGTTCCTTTCTTCCTGTCCCCAAG ATTATCAAACCAGATGAACCTGGAGGCAGCAGTGGAAACTGCTGCAGCTTTCCTGAACAAAGCAGTCAAGCCAGTCCTCGTTGGTGGACCAAAAATGAGGGTGGCCAAAGCATGCAAATCCTTCGTAGAGCTGGCTGATGCCTGTGGTTATCCTGTTGCGGTCATGCCTTCTGCAAAGGGTCTTGTGCCAGAGCACCATCCTAGGTTTATTGGCACGTACTGGGGTGCTGTGAGCACTCCATTTTGTGCTGAGATCGTCGAGTCAGCTGATGCATATCTATTTGCTGGCCCAATATTTAATGACTACAGCTCGGTTGGATACTCACTACTTCTCAAGAAGGAGAAGGCCATCATCGTCCAGCCAGACCGGGTGGTGATAGGTCATGGGCCTGCGTTTGGGTGTGTTCTGATGAAGGACTTCCTGCATGCACTTTCAGCACGGCTGAAGAAAAACACGGCTGCATATGAGAACTATCGTCGGATTTATGTGCCTCCGGGTGAACCTCCTTTGTCTGAGCCTGGAGAGCCATTGAGAGTGAATGTACTTTTCCAGCATATTCAGAAAATGTTGTCAGCCAACTCGGCTGTCATTGCTGAGACTGGAGACTCTTGGTTTAATTGCCAGAAGCTAAAGCTACCAGAGGGCTGTGG GTACGAATTTCAAATGCAATATGGATCAATTGGTTGGTCGGTAGGTGCAACTCTGGGATATGCAAAGGCTGCTAAGGATAAGCGAGTCATTGCTTGCATCGGAGATGGAAGCTTTcag GTGACGGCACAAGAAGTGTCGACAATGCTTCGTTGGGGGCAGAAAAGCATCATCTTCCTCATAAACAATGGAGGGTACACCATCGAGGTGGAGATCCATGACGGTCCTTACAATGTCATCAAGAATTGGAACTACACCGGTGTGGTGGAAGCGTTCCATAATGGCGAGGGGAAGTGCTACACGGCAAAG GTCCGAACTGAGGAGGAACTGAAGGAAGCAATTGAAGAAGCTCAGGGACCTAAGAAGGATTGCTTGTGCTTCATAGAGGTGATTGTACACAAGGATGACACAAGTAAGGAGCTTCTTGAGTGGGGCTCCAGAGTTTCTGCTGCAAATAGCCGCCCACCAAATCCTCAGTGA
- the LOC136351070 gene encoding receptor-like protein 6 has protein sequence MSSPIAIGRRHGPPPLLLHLLILHLLLGFQHLCYSLATYSNRSTAAMPAPCLPDQAAALLRLKHSFNMTNKSECTLASWRAGTDCCRWEGVRCGVGIGVGHVTSLDLGECGLESAALDPALFELTSLRHLNLAWNNFSGSHIPTIGFERLTELTYLNLSNSKFAGQIPNTIGRLTNLISLDLSTDFFLIDLDDEFLSVATYSPAWLLVAPNIVSIVANLHNLKELYMGTIDLSSNSMVQWCSAFSNSTTPQLQVLSLPYCYLEVPICESLSGIRSLSEINLQYNFIHGPIPESFGDLPSLSVLSLTHNSLEGSFPSRIFQNKNLTSVDVRYNFELSGSLPKNISSNDILVDLLVSSTNFSGPIPNSVGNIKSLENLGVASSDFSQELPSSIGQLRSLNSLEITGAGVVGAVPSWIANLTSLTLLDFSNCGLSGKIPSAIGAIKNLKRLALYKCNFSGQIPQDLFNLTQLRVIYLQYNNFIGTLELSSFWKLPDLFSLNLSNNKLSVVDGEKNNSSWVSINYFYTLRLAYCNISNFPSALSLMPWVGNLDLSGNQIHGTIPQWAWETSSELFILNLLHNKFDNIGYNYLPFYLEIVDLSYNLFQGPIPITGPDTWLLDCSNNRFSSMPFNFSSQLSGMSYLMASRNNLSGEIPLSICDARDILLLDLSYNNLSGLIPLCLLEDINSLSVFNLKANQLHGELPRNIKKGCALEALDFSENMFEGQLPTSLVACRDLEVLDIGNNQISGGFPCWASMLPKLQVLVLKSNKFTGEVGSSAIEKDNTCEFANLRILDLASNNFSGTLHHKWLKRLKSMMETSSSATLLMQYQHNVHSTTYQFSTSIAYKGYEVTFTKILRTLVVIDVSDNALHGSIPKSIGELVLLRGLNMSHNALTGPIPSQLGALHELESLDLSSNDLSGEIPQELAQLHFLSVLNLSYNGLVGRIPDSPQFSNNLSYLGNIGLCGFPLSKECSNMTTPPSSHPSEEKHVDVILFLFVGLGVGIGFAVIIVVTWGIRIKKRSQDSRFPFWKKVLCM, from the coding sequence ATGTCGTCCCCAATTGCCATTGGTCGTCGACACGGGCCACCACCACTGCTACTACACCTGCTCATCCTTCATCTCCTGTTAGGCTTCCAACACCTCTGCTACTCCCTTGCCACGTACAGCAACCGAAGTACTGCTGCCATGCCGGCCCCGTGCTTGCCCGACCAGGCAGCGGCGCTGCTCCGCCTGAAACATTCCTTCAACATGACCAACAAGTCCGAGTGCACCCTCGCATCATGGCGCGCCGGCACGGACTGCTGCCGCTGGGAGGGCGTCCGCTGCGGCGTCGGCATCGGCGTTGGCCATGTGACCTCGCTTGACCTCGGTGAGTGCGGATTGGAGAGCGCTGCTCTTGACCCTGCGCTTTTCGAGCTCACTTCGCTCAGGCACCTTAACCTCGCGTGGAACAATTTCAGCGGGTCTCATATTCCCACCATTGGGTTCGAACGGCTCACTGAGCTCACCTACCTCAATCTCTCCAACTCCAAATTTGCAGGCCAGATACCAAATACAATAGGACGTCTCACTAATTTGATATCCCTTGACCTCTCCACTGATTTTTTCCTTATTGATCTAGATGATGAGTTCTTATCAGTTGCCACCTATTCACCCGCTTGGTTACTTGTGGCACCAAACATTGTGTCAATAGTCGCAAACCTCCACAACCTGAAGGAACTTTATATGGGCACAATAGACTTGTCCAGCAACAGCATGGTACAGTGGTGCAGTGCCTTTTCAAACTCCACTACCCCTCAACTTCAGGTCCTTAGCTTACCATATTGCTACCTCGAGGTTCCCATTTGTGAATCATTGTCGGGTATACGCTCACTGAGTGAGATTAACCTACAGTACAACTTCATACACGGTCCCATTCCAGAGTCCTTTGGAGATTTACCTTCCCTAAGTGTTCTTAGTCTTACACACAACAGTCTAGAAGGGAGCTTCCCAAGTAGAATCTTCCAGAACAAAAACTTAACCTCTGTTGATGTTAGGTACAACTTCGAACTCTCCGGTTCGTTGCCAAAAAATATCTCATCAAATGACATTTTGGTAGATCTTCTTGTTAGCAGTACTAACTTCTCTGGTCCAATCCCTAACTCAGTAGGCAACATCAAATCCTTGGAAAATTTGGGTGTTGCATCAAGTGACTTCTCCCAAGAGCTTCCCTCTTCTATTGGCCAGCTGAGATCGTTGAATTCGTTAGAGATTACAGGGGCTGGTGTAGTAGGAGCAGTACCATCTTGGATTGCAAATTTGACTTCATTGACCCTTCTCGACTTCTCGAACTGTGGCTTATCTGGGAAGATACCATCTGCGATAGGTGCTATCAAGAATCTGAAGAGGTTAGCGTTATACAAATGTAACTTTTCTGGCCAAATACCTCAAGATCTATTTAACCTAACTCAATTGAGAGTCATATATCTTCAATATAATAACTTCATTGGTACGTTGGAGCTCAGCTCATTTTGGAAACTACCAGACCTATTTTCTTTGAATCTTTCCAACAACAAACTATCAGTTGTAGATGGTGAGAAAAATAATTCTTCATGGGTGTCCATAAACTATTTCTACACCTTGCGCCTAGCATATTGTAACATATCCAATTTCCCTAGTGCCTTGAGTCTCATGCCTTGGGTTGGAAATCTTGATCTTTCAGGAAATCAGATCCATGGTACTATACCTCAGTGGGCGTGGGAAACTTCGAGCGAGTTGTTTATCCTCAACTTATTACACAACAAATTCGACAATATAGGATATAATTATCTTCCATTTTACTTAGAGATTGTTGATCTCAGTTATAACTTATTCCAAGGACCCATACCTATAACTGGACCTGACACTTGGTTGCTCGATTGCTCAAACAACCGGTTCTCATCCATGCCATTTAACTTCAGTTCCCAGCTTAGTGGGATGTCCTATCTCATGGCCTCCAGAAACAACCTATCTGGAGAAATTCCACTCTCAATTTGTGATGCAAGGGACATTCTGCTCCTTGATCTTTCTTACAACAATTTAAGTGGCTTGATTCCACTTTGTTTACTGGAGGATATCAATTCCCTTAGTGTGTTCAACTTGAAAGCAAATCAACTTCATGGTGAGTTACCTCGTAATATCAAGAAAGGATGTGCATTAGAGGCATTAGATTTCAGTGAGAACATGTTTGAAGGACAACTACCCACATCTCTAGTTGCTTGCAGAGATTTGGAGGTTTTAGACATTGGAAATAATCAGATTAGCGGTGGTTTTCCATGTTGGGCTAGTATGCTTCCTAAACTTCAGGTTCTTGTCCTGAAGTCCAACAAGTTCACCGGAGAGGTGGGGTCTTCTGCCATCGAAAAAGATAACACTTGCGAATTTGCAAATCTACGGATTCTTGATTTGGCTTCAAACAACTTTTCTGGTACTCTACATCACAAGTGGTTGAAAAGGTTAAAATCCATGATGGAGACATCTTCTAGTGCGACATTGCTTATGCAATATCAGCACAACGTGCATAGTACAACATATCAGTTTTCTACTTCAATCGCATATAAAGGGTATGAAGTCACATTTACAAAAATCTTGAGGACCCTTGTAGTCATCGATGTTTCAGACAATGCACTCCATGGTAGCATTCCCAAGTCAATTGGAGAGCTCGTTCTCCTCCGTGGGCTAAACATGTCACATAATGCCCTCACAGGACCAATTCCATCTCAGCTTGGTGCTCTGCATGAACTCGAGTCATTGGACCTCTCATCAAATGATCTTTCAGGGGAGATTCCACAGGAGTTAGCACAGCTACACTTCCTCTCAGTGCTGAACCTGTCCTACAACGGTTTGGTTGGGAGAATACCAGATTCACCCCAGTTCTCGAACAATCTCTCCTATCTGGGGAACATTGGTCTATGTGGGTTTCCATTGTCCAAGGAATGCAGCAACATGACAACACCACCAAGCTCACATCCTTCAGAGGAAAAACATGTGGATGTTATACTGTTCCTCTTTGTTGGACTTGGAGTTGGCATCGGGTTTGCAGTTATAATCGTTGTGACATGGGGAATCCGCATCAAGAAAAGGTCCCAAGACAGCAGATTTCCGTTTTGGAAAAAAGTTCTCTGTATGTAA
- the LOC4324067 gene encoding retrovirus-related Pol polyprotein from transposon TNT 1-94, giving the protein MPKIGDGSKAVAGDDDNSKLVVQQVKEAGVTLRYPMLGENNYGIWAVKMKIFMHAQGVWAAVEGDAADEKIDQMALAAIVQAVPEAVVMAISEKETAKEAWDALKQMNMGEERVKKARVQTLKRELDGMYMSNSEKINDFALKVTTIVNEIRSLGTKVEETTVVEKLLHSVPDKFQPLISTIEQWGDVSEMTVTETIGRLRAFEESSKGQRRDKEGEQQLLAACAEPRLTRAEWEAKVAEESSGGSGSNGVGEKKFRGKFDKSKIECHRCGKFGHFADECDEPRKMTKAVVQLAIADADDEPTLL; this is encoded by the coding sequence ATGCCGAAGATCGGCGATGGCAGCAAGGCTgttgccggcgacgacgacaacagCAAGCTAGTGGTGCAGCAAGTGAAGGAGGCAGGGGTGACGCTACGTTACCCCATGCTCGGGGAGAACAACTACGGCATTTGGGCGgtgaaaatgaaaattttcatgcaCGCACAAGGGGTGTGGGCTGCTGTGGAGGGCGACGCAGCCGATGAGAAGATCGACCAAATGGCTCTCGCCGCCATTGTCCAAGCTGTGCCGGAGGCCGTGGTGATGGCCATATCCGAGAAGGAGACGGCGAAGGAGGCGTGGGATGCCCTCAAGCAGATGAACATGGGTGAAGAGCGTGTCAAGAAGGCTCGAGTACAAACCCTCAAGAGGGAGCTTGATGGTATGTACATGAGTAATTCTGAGAAAATTAATGATTTTGCTTTAAAGGTTACCACGATCGTGAACGAGATTCGCTCTCTCGGCACGAAAGTGGAGGAGACCACGGTGGTGGAGAAGCTCTTGCATTCCGTTCCCGACAAGTTCCAACCCCTCATAAGCACCATCGAGCAATGGGGGGATGTGTCGGAGATGACGGTGACGGAGACGATCGGGCGTTTGCGGGCGTTCGAGGAGTCTTCAAAGGGGCAACGACGTGACAAAGAGGGGGAGCAGCAGTTGTTGGCCGCGTGTGCCGAGCCACGGCTGACGCGTGCTGAGTGGGAGGCGAAGGTTGCTGAAGAGAGCAGTGGTGGCTCCGGTAGCAACGGTGTTGGTGAGAAGAAGTTTCGCGGCAAGTTCGACAAGTCGAAGATTGAGTGTCACAGGTGTGGCAAGTTCGGACACTTCGCCGACGAGTGTGACGAGCCGCGGAAAATGACCAAGGCAGTGGTGCAGCTTGCTATTGCCGACGCAGATGATGAACCCACTTTGCTGTGA
- the LOC136354893 gene encoding receptor-like protein 7, with translation MNIFFTPSYFEYPSLKSWARHWFERLKHLTHLNLSDASIQGKIPVGIRHLTNLVSLDLSTTFYLIDQDDYYLSFGTWSDPSWWVVEPNIGSLVANLSSLRELYLGRVDLSDNGEDWCTALTNSSTPQLQVLSLRHCRLFGPICTSLSSIHSLTEINLQYNDLYGPVPDSFADLHFLRVLDLADNDLEGLFPKRILQNRNLTTVHISYNTNIYGSLPNFSPDSSLTTLIVSSTNFSGPIPSSIGNLKSLNELGVASNDFRQELPSSIGQLTSLKLLEATGAGIVGTIPSWIANLTSLVLLRFSNCGLSGPIPSSIGNLKNLTRLELYRCNFYGTISPHIFNLTHLKVMYLHSNNLTGTVELSSFWKLPHLFSLNLSGNRLTVVDGDVNSSHVNNMDILRLASCNMSKFPDALRHMSFIHYLDLSDNKIPGAIPQWAWETWSQLVLLNISHNKFSSVGCNALPVDIESVDLSFNQFEGPIC, from the coding sequence atgaacattttttttacccCTTCCTATTTCGAATACCCAAGTTTAAAAAGCTGGGCCCGCCACTGGTTTGAGCGCCTCAAGCATCTCACCCATCTCAACCTGTCCGATGCGAGCATCCAAGGCAAGATACCAGTTGGGATAAGGCACCTGACCAATTTGGTATCTCTTGACCTCTCCACAACATTTTATCTTATAGATCAGGACGACTATTACCTCTCATTCGGTACATGGTCAGATCCTTCTTGGTGGGTCGTAGAACCAAACATTGGGTCGCTAGTAGCAAATCTCAGCAGTTTGAGAGAGCTTTATCTCGGCAGGGTGGACTTGTCTGACAACGGTGAAGATTGGTGCACTGCCTTAACAAACTCCAGTACTCCTCAACTCCAGGTTCTGAGTTTACGGCATTGCAGACTCTTTGGTCCCATCTGCACATCTCTCTCTAGCATACATTCACTCACTGAGATTAATCTACAGTATAATGACCTGTATGGTCCAGTTCCAGACTCCTTCGCTGATTTGCACTTCTTACGCGTTCTTGATCTTGCTGATAATGATCTTGAAGGATTGTTTCcaaaaagaatattacaaaacagGAACTTAACAACTGTTCATATCAGCTATAATACCAACATCTACGGTTCTTTGCCCAATTTCTCACCAGACAGTAGCTTGACAACTTTGATTGTTAGCAGCACAAACTTCTCTGGTCCTATTCCCAGTTCCATAGGCAATCTCAAATCGTTGAACGAGTTGGGCGTTGCATCAAATGACTTTAGACAAGAGCTTCCCTCTTCAATTGGACAACTCACATCCTTAAAATTATTAGAGGCAACAGGAGCTGGTATAGTAGGAACTATACCATCTTGGATCGCAAATTTAACCTCCTTGGTACTTCTCCGGTTCTCTAATTGTGGTCTATCTGGACCGATACCTTCTTCAATAGGTAATCTCAAGAACCTAACTAGATTAGAATTGTATAGGTGCAATTTTTATGGTACAATATCGCCACACATTTTCAATCTAACTCACTTAAAAGTAATGTATCTCCATTCGAACAACCTCACTGGTACTGTGGAGCTCAGCTCATTCTGGAAACTACCTCACCTCTTTAGTTTGAATCTTTCAGGCAACAGACTCACCGTAGTAGATGGTGACGTTAACTCTTCGCATGTTAATAATATGGACATATTGCGTCTAGCATCATGTAACATGTCCAAGTTCCCTGATGCCTTGAGGCACATGAGTTTTATTCATTATCTTGACCTTTCAGACAATAAAATCCCTGGCGCTATACCTCAATGGGCATGGGAAACCTGGAGCCAGTTGGTTCTCCTAAACATATCACACAACAAATTCAGCAGCGTAGGATGCAACGCTCTTCCCGTTGATATAGAGTCTGTTGATCTCAGTTTTAACCAATTCGAAGGGCCTATATGTTAG